The Candidatus Paceibacterota bacterium DNA window TCGCTCTTTGCCGAAGCCTCCACTTCCCCTTTCATCCTGTATCCTTCCGGAAACAGAAACATTCCGTCTTTAGTAACGTAAGACTCGTATTCCTGATTGCCTATTTGCATGGCAAATTTGTAAACTACTTTTTCCTCAGAAACGGAATTCAAAGAAGCAACATTGCCTTCAGCCAGAAGATTCTCGTTAATGTATTTGACGGCGTTTTCAGCAGCAAGGTCAGCTGGCAAGTCTTTACCCAGCAACTTGTTTATCGTCCCATAGCCTAAATAAACGCTGGCTGAAGCAGCAACAGCTCCTGCCAAAAAAACAGCCACTAAAATTATTATTTTATTTACTTTTTTTGTCATATATTTAATATATCACAAATATTATTTTTTAATAACTTCGTTCAACTCTTTTAACAGTTTTTTGACGTCGATATCGTACATTTTACAGACGTCTCCAAGCTTTAAACCTTTCACCTCATACTGGGCAAAAGGACAAGACAAACAGGGAAAATTGTATCTGGCTAAAATCTCCTTGAACTTTGGATCATCCAGAATTTCAGATAAAGTTGTATTTTCCGTAATTCCAGCCATTAAACTGAAAGCCAGCCACCGTCAATGACCACGGTTGAACCTGTCATATATGAAGAAGCATCTGAAGCCAAAAATAAAACAAGATTGGATACTTCTTCAGATTTGCCTACTCGACCTAAAGGCAATCTAGCTAAAATGCCCTGCATTGTTTTTTCATCCTGCTTTATAGGATCAATCATCGGCGTTCCAATAACGCCAGGGGCAATGGCATTAACCCTGATATTGTAGGGGCCTAATTCTATAGCCATTGTTTCTGTCATAGCGACTATGCCTCCTTTGGAAGCGGAATAATGGGCTAAGGTTGAAAAACCGACTCCCACCTGCCCCATGGCAATGGAAGCCACATTAACAATCGCTCCTGACTTTTGCTTTGCCATTTCCTTGGCTGCTGTTTGGGCGCAAAGGAAATATCCTTTTAGGTTAATATCAATAGTTCTGTCCCACTCTTCTTCAGTCAGGTCCAGAAAAGGCTTGAACTGGCAAATGCCAGCATTGTTAACCAGAACATCAAGCTTACCCCATTTATCAATAGCTGTCTTTACCATTTTTTCCACTTCTTCTTTTTTTGAAACGTCGCACTTTACTGCCATTGCTTCTCCGTCTGCTTTTTCGATTTCATCAACCACCAGCTGGCATTCTTCCTGGGAAATGTCGGAAAGCAAAACTTTGGCTCCGGCTTTTGCCAGAGTCAAAGCATGGGACTTACCCATTCCCCTCCTGGCTCCGGTAACAATGGCTACTTTGTTTTTTAAATCAAACATATTTAAAAAGTTTTAAAATTAAAGTTTTCGACCTTATATATTTATTTTATTACGTTTTTGACAAACAGTCCACAAAGGCACTTACCGTCTCTCTCAAGTTCTTCCAGATGGTAGGCGCAAGGACAGACAATCTTCTTGTTTTCTTCTGCGTCATCCGTTACTCTCCGACAAGGGCAATATTTGGCCCCCAAATTCTTTTCTTTTTCCAGCAAGCTTTTAACGATCGTTTCCACCACTTTTTTATTGGGATTCAAGGAAAAGCCGTTC harbors:
- a CDS encoding DUF1858 domain-containing protein, coding for MAGITENTTLSEILDDPKFKEILARYNFPCLSCPFAQYEVKGLKLGDVCKMYDIDVKKLLKELNEVIKK
- a CDS encoding SDR family oxidoreductase, with the protein product MFDLKNKVAIVTGARRGMGKSHALTLAKAGAKVLLSDISQEECQLVVDEIEKADGEAMAVKCDVSKKEEVEKMVKTAIDKWGKLDVLVNNAGICQFKPFLDLTEEEWDRTIDINLKGYFLCAQTAAKEMAKQKSGAIVNVASIAMGQVGVGFSTLAHYSASKGGIVAMTETMAIELGPYNIRVNAIAPGVIGTPMIDPIKQDEKTMQGILARLPLGRVGKSEEVSNLVLFLASDASSYMTGSTVVIDGGWLSV
- a CDS encoding ferredoxin:thioredoxin reductase, encoding MNPNKKVVETIVKSLLEKEKNLGAKYCPCRRVTDDAEENKKIVCPCAYHLEELERDGKCLCGLFVKNVIK